Proteins encoded by one window of Salvia splendens isolate huo1 chromosome 5, SspV2, whole genome shotgun sequence:
- the LOC121801951 gene encoding biotin carboxylase 1, chloroplastic-like, whose translation MNSAAMTFCSNSVCSRPGLFMEATPGIRSSQCSFMAGNRVNFPRQRVQASRGGTISGKRGGALAATCRGDKILVANRGEIAVRVIRTAHEMGIPCVAVYSTIDKDALHVKLADEAVCIGEAPSSQSYLVIPNVLSAAISRDCTMLHPGYGFLSENAVFVDMCREHGINFIGPNPDSIRVMGDKSTARETMKNAGVPTVPGSDGLLKSTEDAIKLADEIGYPVMIKATAGGGGRGMRLAKERDEFVKLMQQAKSEAAAAFGNDGVYLEKYIQNPRHIEFQVLADKFGNVVHFGERDCSIQRRNQKLLEEAPSPALTPELRKAMGDAAVAAAASIGYIGVGTVEFLLDERGSFYFMEMNTRIQVEHPVTEMISSVDLIEEQISVARGEKLRYTQDDIVLRGHSIECRINAEDAFKNFRPGPGRITTYLPAGGPFVRMDSHVYPDYVVPPSYDSLLGKLIVWGPTRERAIERMKRALNDTIITGVPTTIDYHKLILEVEDFKTGKVDTAFIPKHEEELAAPFPDEPATSRKELINAASS comes from the exons ATGAACTCTGCGGCAATGACATTTTGCAGCAATTCCGTCTGCTCGCGTCCC GGCTTATTCATGGAGGCTACACCCGGAATCAGGAGCTCCCAGTGTAGCTTCATGGCAGGGAATAGGGTTAATTTTCCTCGTCAGAGAGTCCAGGCTTCTCGAGGTGGTACTATATCTGGAAAGCGTGGTGGAGCGCTTGCTGCTACTTGCCGTGGTGATAAAATTCTGGTGGCTAACCGTGGAGAGATTGCTGTCCGTGTCATTCGGACAGCCCATGAAATGGGAATCCCTTGTGTGGCGGTTTACTCAACAATCGACAAAGATGCTCTTCATGTGAAACTTGCTGATGAGGCTGTTTGCATTGGAGAAGCACCGAGCAGCCAATC TTACTTGGTTATTCCAAATGTCTTGTCTGCTGCCATCAGCCGTGATTGTACTATGCTACATCCCGGATACGGGTTCCTTTCTGAGAATGCTGTTTTTGTTGACATGTGCCGAGAGCATGGAATCAACTTTATTGGACCAAAT CCTGACAGCATTCGAGTAATGGGTGACAAATCAACTGCCAGAGAAACAATGAAGAATGCTGGAGTTCCAACTGTCCCCGGAAGTGATGGGTTGTTAAAG AGTACTGAAGATgcaattaaacttgcagatgagaTCGGCTATCCTGTCATGATAAAG GCAACGGCAGGTGGAGGAGGACGCGGAATGCGTCTTGCGAAAGAGCGCGATGAGTTTGTGAAGTTGATGCAG CAAGCCAAAAGTGAAGCTGCAGCTGCATTTGGTAACGACGGTGTGTACCTCGAGAAATATATCCAAAATCCAAGGCATATTGAGTTTCAG GTTTTGGCTGACAAATTCGGTAACGTCGTACACTTTGGGGAGCGTGATTGTAGCATCCAG AGGAGAAATCAGAAATTGCTAGAAGAAGCACCTTCTCCTGCATTGACACCGGAGCTTCGGAAAGCCATGGGTGACGCGGCAGTTGCAGCAGCTGCATCCATAGGCTACATAGGAGTTGGTACAGTCGAATTCCTTTTGGATGAAAGAGGCTCATTTTACTTTATGGAGATGAACACTAGGATCCAG GTCGAGCACCCCGTCACTGAAATGATATCCTCTGTTGACCTAATCGAAGAGCAGATCAGTGTTGCACGTGGCGAGAAGCTCCGATACACACAG GATGACATTGTGCTCCGTGGACATTCAATAGAATGCCGTATTAATGCAGAAgacgctttcaaaaatttcagaCCAGGACCAG GGAGAATAACTACTTATTTACCCGCTGGAGGTCCGTTTGTGCGAATGGACAGCCATGTTTACCCGGATTATGTAGTTCCACCGAGCTATGATTCCCTTCTAGGAAAG CTTATTGTCTGGGGTCCGACGAGGGAAAGGGCAATCGAGCGCATGAAAAGGGCTCTTAACGACACTATCATTACAG GTGTTCCAACAACGATCGATTACCATAAGCTGATCCTAGAAGTAGAG GACTTTAAAACTGGGAAGGTGGACACTGCTTTCATCCCGAAACACGAAGAAGAGCTCGCTGCA CCGTTCCCGGATGAGCCTGCAACGAGCCGGAAAGAGTTGATTAACGCGGCTTCTTCGTAA